TCCTTACTTATTACTCCTGCATGGCTTGCACAACCTGTCATATTGAATGCCTTGATAGCATCTGCTAAAATAGTGTTGTTTTGTCAACATGTACATTTCCGATGACATGACAGATCAGTCTTGTAGGGAGCAGCATTTCATATATAAAACGTGTTGGCAAAAATAAATTACAGTaaggtttcacgtgccaaaaccactatgtCCTCCTGAGACATGAGCACAATGATAGGACTTAAACACTGAAGGTGGTGTTTATTGTCTGCAGTTGTTTTAAAtctgaaaaacaatttttaaaaatttgaatattgcggttagatgccaaaagctatGTCTCCATTGTGCGAGGAAAAAACTGACCACCTTTATCATCttctcatgtttgctatggtaaaaatgacatttcattgcttaaactcTGAGATGAAGATGTAACTACGCGCAGtatattgccatgttgctgctgcgtccggtattttcatgcAATCTCACTGACATTGAAAGACACCTCGAGGTTggtttcggccgtctgggacaaCACAGAAGCCTAATTTAACTTATTGTCAAATTtatcgaaagcggatgacaagaacataagtaaaccacttctttataGCTACATATGCACCGTACTTtatacccagagtgaatatttcgCGTAATCACTTCCCAGTGAATTGCGAAAAAAAGTTCaatgcaatgtattgtacaagggttCTTAGGAGGATATGATAATGAGGCGCatcgtaatgggggactccaaattaattttgaccacctggagttctttaacacgcacctaaTCTAAGTACATGGTTGTTTTTGTTGCAGCCACCATGACAAACAATCGAACTCGCACCCTAGTGCTTaacagcacaatgccatagccgctaagctgcCACCATGTGTGACAGTGAATGGGTGTTCGATATCCGTATGGTACAGTGCCATACTTTTGCAATGGTTTCCCAAGGGGATGTTAAAAATGGTCGACACAGACAATTCGGTATAACCAGGTTCGACTGTAAATAGTGTTCGATAGTTTTAAGACACTTCTTGTATGTGTGGAAGTTGAGCCAGGAAGGTAATTTTCAGTTATTTGACACTGCATCTTTTGCTTCATTAATTTTCTCATTCATAACTTGTTGCAGTGCTGTAATTGCATCTATTTGCTGATGGGTATTCAGTAAACGTAACTGTTGTGCAAGCGACATGCAGAAAAAGTATGGAAGGTCGTGACATTCTCTAGTAGACTGCGATGCCATGACAGCGCACAATTGACTGAGACATTCTGTTGCGATGTCCACATGTGAGACAGGCGGTGCAGAGCTGCAAAGAAACATGGTATATACTTTAGGCATGTGATGGTCACAATATGTGCGCTCTTATCTTACTTATAATCACTGGCGGACATCCTAGGGATCTTCCGTGGCCTGTTCATCCAGAGGAGAAAATTGAAGTATACAGTGTCAAAAACAGGTTGTATTGCAAAGTTGCGTAATATGTGTGAATAGCATGGATGCATCAAAACTTTCACAGTAATCCTATTGCAACTACTTGCCTTTCAGCATGAAACACTGCATCTTGGTCAGTCTCTGCACTGTCTACTGACCTGCAGAATAAATTGCTGTCACCaaatatacggggtgtttcagcgaacactttcaaaaattcttaaaggttgcctgtggcagatagcacaattctagttcatgagctggtctactcgaagaggcggacattacttgcacaagaaactgaaatgcataattgaataattaacaaaaattcactaattaagttttaaactaattacctgatggcccatattgcaatttacgaattgtagtcgtgGTGTTCGCAAGACACGCAAGACATCTTCAGAacaccacggctacaatttgtaaattgcaatatgggccatcaggtaattagtttaaaacttaattagtgaatttttgttaattattcaattatgcatttcagtttcttgtgcaagtaatgtccgcctcttcgagtagaccagctcatgaactagaattgtgctatctgccacaggcaacctttaagaatttttaaagtgttcgctgaaacacctcgtccacttggaacgaattctcgggatgacatcagttttcagatattaattcccgaactttgccgagaaatgcattggcgttccagttagttgcttaacaaaacgtcgctttatgcattgaagcataaacttaactggaacgccaatgcatttctccgcaaagttctggaattattatctcgaaactggtgtcatcccgagaattaattccaagtggatctgccttgcgaactccatggctacaatttttgaattgcaatatgggccatcaggtaattagtttaaaacttgattagtaaatttttgttgattagtcgattatgcatttcaacttttcgtgcaagtaatgtccgcctcttcgagtagaccagttcactaactagaattgggctatctgccacagacaattttaaataaattttgaaagtgttcgctgaaacaccctgtatattggacTGAAGCTGAACATATAGAATGAAAATTAACATTTAATTTCGGAGACTTTCAGGTTAATGTTGAAAAGATTGGTCTCACCTGTCTGTTTCCATAATTGCAGGCGTTACGGGGAGCGGTGATGCCCCTGCTCCTGAAAGCTCATCCTGAGAACTTGCGTCATAAGTGGCATCCTCCAGCTGCGGTGTCTCTGCAACCTCCGTGCTGCCCTCTCTGCTCGTACTTGGTCGATCCACGTTTGGTGTTCTGTGTTATGTGTCATTGATAAAAACAATCACGTGAAACAATTTTGAGCTTCCTCACTGCTTTGTCGAATAGCGTTTGTATCAAATGACCACTGGCGATTGCTTTCAAGCAGCGCAAAATTACTTCGTGGAActggagaaaaaaataatttcagaGGAATTTTTCCAATATGTGCCATGCAGTGACGAAAATCTGTACTAAAGCCACAATACGTACTGTGTTCAGTGCAATTTGAGTGCAGTTTTTGCTTCTTTTGATGTACGACTCCATTTACACTTTAAAGATGGAAAACGAGCTGAACTCATCAAGCGCATACTTTGTAAAAAAGGACAAATGACGAGACTAGCTCGTCCAGCACTTCTTTGTTTTCCATGCAGGCCTGAACATGATTTAGCTCCTGTGAATGATGATCTGTGCCTCTTCTAGAAGGTGCGCGAGTATCTTCTACTTCTATATAACGTCACATAGTGCAAGATGTTTAAGAGTAATGTTCAGAGTGCAGACCCTGTTCTGTTCCTTTCTGTATATTTGAAAATGGGATCATTTGTGGTGCAAGTGCACGCTTCAAGTAGTGCTGAAATCGAAATAAAATGTGATGAGTCTGAGTTTAGCCTCTGCAAGTGAGAGTGATTATGAACTGGCCTCGGGCAACAATCGTCAGCTGGCTTGTGCGCATGAAGGCCTCCCTTGTTAGACTGTTTTTTATAGCAGGCTAGATCTTGCTGACAAAGTTATCATGCTGAAAAGTAAACGTGGTGATTGTTAGAGCTCATCCGCTTCAAGTGTTCAAGTGCAGGTGAATTTGAAGTGACATTAGGCGACATTGGTGAGCAGTAAAACCCCATTTGCTTCAATACAAAAATTTGTTTTCAAGTAAGTTCTGTGGACCAAActtttttttgcatattttcCCTTTATGTGATCATTAGATTTGTTTGCACCTATAGAAAACATGGCTTTTTTGCAAGTTGTCTGAATATTATTTCCATCTTTAAAGGGTCAACTTACACCTTTTTACTGCCAAAATTTATTGAAAGCTCTGTGAGAGCTCCCTTGCAACTCACTGTTCAGGACTCGCGAAGTCAATGTTTGTGCAGATGCTAAAAATATGACACAAACACATGTTAATTATGCTTCACCGTGCCGTACATTAGCCAAACCCTTTCATGCCTAACCTCTCATCCATCAGATCTGTAGCACTTTGCTAAGCTTTAGTGATTATTCTGCCTCTCTAGTTCATCAGAGCAGTTGCTCATTAAGTGTTATGTTTAGTTATGTAATAGCTGATGTTGCCAACGTATAAATACTTATGAAATATTTAGCTTCGGCATCACATCGAGTGTGTGTTACTTTGGAGATCTGAAATTGTCACTGTATGACTATTGAGATGCGTTAACATTAACGGTTATTTATGTGTTATTTATCAACGGTTTGCATGGTTATTTATAATCGTGTCTTCAGTTTACATGGTCACAATGTTTACTCTCTGTCAACACTCTACAGCGCCATTTGTGGACTGCTATTCTATTGTGGTATCTAGTTATTCATTTTTCTCCTACATTGCAGTGTGTTCAATATAAATTTTGATTTCGAATTAGTTTGTCAATAGTGTGTATGTAATATAGGGAGCACTTCTTGTATAGAGGAAGCAtgcatttgtttgtttttctttgtggTTGTTAGTATATATTTTGTTCATTTCTTGCATGTAATTGACTGAAATTGAAGTAATAAAGATAACCCAAACAGTCATGCTGAGCTCACATTGGTTCTTTCAAGACTGGACCCATCAGAGACATCATTGACTCGAAGTGTGCCCACTTCACAGTTGGTACATCAGCTGCACCTGCTCCGCTTCTCATCGAGTCTCTGATTTTATTGCGGTGCTTGTTGAAAGTCTCCTTCAGGTTCTTGAACTTGTTCTGAGCAGCTATTCCTGCAAACATTTGATTTTTTTATACACGCTTCCGTGCAGAGTCTGAGCTGTGGTTTAAATTATAGTTAGCCATTCACAGGTGAAAGAGACTCTTTATTGGAGAAAACAGATTTTTACCGGCACGTGTACAACTGCTGGCATGCTACTCTGTATAGGGAGGGGGAATGTGATTAAAAGATTCCAGATGAGAGtgggaaaaaaagagaacaaaaataAATGTGAAATGCGCAAGTGGACCTGATACTATAATATTTACAGGTGAGATGACGGGTAAATTTAGGATTTTCTATAGGAAATAGTATACTTCCTTGTACTAGTATAATAAATATTTGCTGCACTTCTATCTGCACTTATTCGGTGCCAATAAAAtaatgtagctgtggaatactACTTGTTCAATGTCTAATTACACTTTCACTCAAAAGTATTTTACATGcagaataaatgaaaaaaaaagcaggtgtgctgcggcgtaagtagaccgacatgaagagagactcgatgaccacgagaaggcgcgtgtgaaacggtggtgttgatgagaagcgcttccagtgggcagcgcgtgcgaagggacacacctgtagcgctgcgctgccgatccgggcagcattgcgtgtgtagcgtgcgttggaaaatgtggcccgactattacgaactgaatgaacaagcgtggtgtgagcgcgcacaaacacgaagagatcagactgaatgacagcagacaacgactgtcaaaacgctggcagcaagcatacgccgcagcgggcgaaggtacgtgcggtctatcgcttcaacggaaactgagcggcgaatgcacttaaaggtcagagccgtgtggagataagagacggtgcgagcgagcgacgagcgcggttgttggcagagaagtgcctcccccccccccccccccccttgctccctccggcgctggcttcctgcttccttgcttgcgcgtgggagattgagtgcgttcgctctccgtgatagcgcgcgtctccgcacgcttcctctcgggcatacggcgcgcggcgaagattttatctatagggaacctcacggcgacggcgacggcgacgacgacggcgacgccgacggcagaaatccggttcaagtgtccatataattgctatcgcaataaaaacaacagaTAACGGGACACAGTGCAATAGTGCACAATATTTTCATGTTTCCCTATGACTCGCCTGCAAAACGTGTATATTCGTAGTGCGCCGCTACACATCAAGTTGCTTTCTCAAACTGTGATTCTCACCACCATAGAGCATGCAGCGCAACTAATAGACACGCAGGATAGTGAACGGACACGCACAGTGTTCGAAATGGCATTCTGGATGTGCGTGGTTTTTCCACCATGTCCCACCTGGCTGCGCTGTTTACATTGAGAGAACGCAGCACCTGCTTGCACACTGGGCTGGCCAGCCATCGAACAAAAACAAACGTGCTCGCCAGCGTGTTTGGGCACATGCGTTGCGATCTTTTATGGGCATGACTGCAGAACCAATTCTGCTTTTCCGATAGCCTCTGATAGCCAAAATTTATCACGCCACAGTTCAGCAGGTAATCGCATTTTTCCCGATCCAAAAGTTGACATGTGCAGAGAGCTTCCTATAATTTCCCAGCTACAATgagtctgctgaaactaaaagtaaaatatatttgattttttaaattagcaactaattaccacaTATCACCCATCCACCCATGGTCATCATCGCTGACAGCATGTCTTTTAAAAAGCCGTCCTTATACTTCAGAATGGCTATATTTAAATATTACgtaaattctttgtagaaacaccagtatatACAGCATATAGAgactagctttcactcggatgAGGCACTTGGCATCACACgtacaaaaaataaacgagcAAGTAATAGTACTTCAGCCTGATAATTGTTCCACGCAATATTTTTAACCCAGAACTTCTAAAAACCTTGTAAAAACCTTGTAATAACTGGACATTCTGTTGCGTTATGACTAGTATGTCAGCTCTCAGCTGCTGAATGAAGTTATAAAACTTTGTTCATAAAAGGACAGTCAAACAACAAAAATTTTCACTTGTATTTGGCAGGTTGCACTATGCAACACgtgcgcaaaatataaaatattaacCAAGCAGCACGTTACGAAAAGTTAAGCACTAGCTGCCAGTATTCATGTGCCCTATAAGGGAATGCAAACGTTACAGTTGTACCATGCAGTACTTTTAAGCTGGGACATTGTTCCCTGGCTCCTGGCTGGCAAATAagtttcataaacaaactatgtttaggaagagcaagcaagctataatctttgtacaagactgctgacaattgtttcacacACATTATGTTAACACAGACCTATTAAGAACGAGACGTATTGTACTCTTCTTTTCAGTACATAGCAACACCCAGCAACTTTTTTGATAAATTCGTAGAGACTACAGTACACTACGTTTCTTTTTCGCTGACCTTCACCTGGGCACTGTTACATTGTCTGCCAAgtcataaaaacaaaaaaagctgcAGTCTGTAGATACTGTCGTTGGCACAGAGGCAGCGGAAAAAGTTACTGGATCATGCTATtatcgtaataaaaaaaagaaaatattacattaaaaattgcacaaaactatTGCTCAAGCTGTTGCACAGTATTGTCAGGCTAGCATTCATATGCTATTGTACATGGATCTCGGCGTCGCATTGCCTGCACAATTCTGTTCACAAACTTGGCAACAACCACTCTTGCCGTTATTACATTCCCccaaaccaaaaaaaaacaatcgtTTCAGTATTACACTGGTGTTGAATGatttaggcccatatactatgttcgtggtggcgtggagcagaggtagaatacccggcttcaaatctgaaggtcgtaagttcgaatcctactccagtccaccacattttcaggcatggagtggtgcctgacaccagcaagaaaaaaaatatatcgccgagagctagtggggctatactagttcaggtgcaaccaaacctAGGAAGGCctactaagcttcatcaaagtcactccctcaccagaacaggaattggcctccctggtgcagtattcggccactagctccttcatgactccgacaatttagccatggccctcagttgcctgtggctgcggagcacctgaccaaggcggcggtcagacctgctacgcggcatagggtgctaagaatctctgggtcaagacaggccgccaatggaaactgaacatggcaacgttcaacacgcgcaccctctcgagtgaggcaagcttagcaggactatttgaagaattatcaggcatttcctgggatattattggccttagtgaggttagaagaactgatgaggcttacacagtgctgactaacggccacgtcctctgctacagaggtcttccagataagaaagaatctggggtaggatttctagtgcataacaacatagcgggcaacattgatgaattctacagcattaatgagagggtagcagtcgtcgtaataaagctgaataggaggtacaaaatgaaggtagtacaagcctgtgccccaacctctagtcacgatgatgaagaaatagaacagttttatgaagatgttgaactcgcaatgagaaaggtgcaaactcagtatactttagtcatgggcgacttcaatgcaaaagtggggaaaaagcagcttcgtgagcaagcaattggcaactacggcatcgattctaggaatgcaagaggagagatgttagtagaattcgcggaaaggaataggctccgaataatgaataccttcttcaggaagcgcagcaacaggaagtggacctggaaaagccctaatggagaaacaaggaatgaaatagatttcatactctctgccgatccaagcatagtgcaggatgtagaactGTTAGATAAGGTTatgtgcagtgaccataggttagtgaggtctaggatttctttcaatttgaagagagagagagtgaaattagttaagaggaaacaggccaacctagaggcagtaagggcaaaagcagaccaattcaggctggtgcttgcaaacaaatatgcagctttagaaaaggaagagaaagacaacatagaggtaatgaatgaaaccgtaactaggctgatctcagaagcagcaattgaagtgggagatagggcaccaaggcaaccagcaggtaagctctcccaagaaacaaaggacctaataaagaaacgacagaagatgaaaatgtccaactaaagagatcagatagaattcgctgaattgtcAAAACTAATCAAAAACAAAaaggtaagggatattcgaaattataacgtgagaaagattgaggaagccgtaaaatatggacgcagcattaaatcagtaagaagaaagcttagcataggacaaggcacgatgtatgcactgaaagataagcatggtatatcatcagcaatttcgatgacatagtaaaagcagcggaagaattctatactgactggtacagtgcccaaaacagccaagttaCTGAAGTGAAGCTAAAATGTAAGGATTGGCCAGAGGAAAacaggaaagagcgaaatgaaccaataggagtgactgaaagaaaactgttgggctgatttgagATTACCATTGGTTCGTGACAGTTGTGTGCTTGTAAAACTGCTTGTGATTGTTAGAGTTGTCCGGCCTACGCTGCCGAGGGGCGGAGGAATGAAATTTTTGTGTGAACCGAATTGCTTAAAAAGGGGAATTCAGCCATGTTTTGGGGGAGAGCGATGGGATAGCAATGAGAGAGCTGGAGTCGATGACTCCGCGAGCTGTTGGcgaaatgtacatatgtaaataaacgtGTACATACGGAGGAGTTGTTGCGAGCCTTGTATGCAACTTGTAGCCTGACAACGAACGGAAGATTGAGGGCTAGGAGCCCGGATCAACAAGGGTGCCATCAGGAGCGACGGACGAGCAACGACCTGAACTCGAACAGCGGCACCCCCACCACCACGGAGGGAAACTTAActgttacctatcaagaaaggggtcaggcaaggagacacaatctctccaatgctattcactgcatgcttagaagaagtattcaagctcttagagtgggaaggcttaggagtgaggatcaacggcgaatatctcagcaaccttcggtttgcagatgacattttcctattcagcaacaatggagacgaattacaacaaatgattgaggaccttaattgaaaaagtgtaagaattgggttgaagatgaatatgcagaagacaaagataatgttcaatagcctggcaagggaacaagaattcagaatcgccagtcagcctctagagtctgtaaaggagtacgtttatctaggtcaattactcacaggggaccctgatcacgagaaagaaatttccagaagaataaaattgggttggagtgcatacggcaggcattaccaaatcctgactgggagcttaccactgtcgttgaaaagaaaagtgcacaatcattgcattctaccggtgctaacatatggggcagaaacttggaggttaacaaagaagctcgagaacaagttaaggaccgcaccaagagcgatggaacgaaaaatcttaggactaacgttaagagataggaagagagcagtgtggatcagagaacaaacggggatagccgatattctagttgacattaagcggaagaaatggagctgggcaggccatgtaatgcgtaggatggataaccggtggaccataaggcttacagaatggataccaagagaagggaagcgcattcgaggtcggcagaaaaccagatgggatgatgaagttaggaaatttgcaggcgcaagttggaatacgctagcgcaagacaggggtaattggagatcgcagggagaggccttcgtcctgcagtggacataaaatataggctgatgatgatgatgatgactatgttcaatacaaaaaatgcactcatgattgcgaCGACTCTTTCCTCCgcatttttgaccatgaacagccgcTCCTTGTCGACACAAAGGCGGAGAAACTCTGCCtgttccaggttgtggccagaataCACCACTCAGGGCGTGAGCggaaccctctcgtcctgcaatgacaacaaagaaagcctactgatcatgaaagtataTTCATGCTTTTGTGTAAGCACAGCATAAAGGGGTTGCTACGCTTaagcaagcaagtataatgtagTCAttcagccttaactgcaaacaatttaggctgTGGAGAacaacccagcattattccaATAACCTGTGTCATTCAAGCAtggtcattttattgcgatagcaattatatggacacttcaacgggatttctgccgtcgccgtcgtcgtcgccgtgaggttccgtatagattccaagggcgcgCCTTATgcacgagtaaaagcgcgcgggggacgcgcgctatcacggagagccaacgcaccgcggaaagcaaacgcgattgtcgcgcgaaaggccgggggggtatgggggggagggaggcggggcgacgctgtgatacggcaccaaatgcttatcttgcaacccagcgcaaggggaaccggcaacgcaatctcgcacgcgaaagcaaaaaaaaaacaacaacaaaaaacaagcgaggaggcagcgcgggagggaggggtggagcagcttctactctgccaacaaatacgcttgcactggctgtggtgggcgtcgcccgcaccgtctcttatctccacacggctctgacctttgtatgccttgtgcattcgccgctcagtttccgttgaagcgatagaccgcacgcttcttcgcccgctggttgcacggctgcgcttgctgccagcgttttgacagtcgttgtctgcggtcattcagtgtggtctattcatgtttgcttgtgcacgatgacaccacgcttgtcaattctgttagaaagcaaatgtgtccaagttcatgcggccgataaaactactctactatccctactccgaatagctctctaccaatttgctatcgcaattgatgcttcgccgttcgggcgaaactgcgacactttttttgcagcatagatgctccgCACAttgagtgcaagagcagttcaaaattgtttgtttgttcattttTACCTTTTGTATATTGAtttatgatttaattgctgttttttattattgctacatgtattgttgttgttcttccttattgacccttttcgcggagcagtttgttttagagaaacgagatggcgcttacggcggcgcgccatacgtctcctcagcgaccgcgcacgaatacgaaaccattgccgcttctgccttgcttctgtgcgatcagctgtcggaaatgcaactgagttttcgctaaagcactgtgctccaatcgtgCTAGATGGAATCATGTGGATtcaagacgtgtgcagtagttggctgcaaaaatagtgactgacatgttaaggaatggaatgaatctgtgcggccaagttcgcggaccgctgctgcaaccgtccgaacgtgttaccagcacttcaagatgtacggctttcctcgaggatacagaaatttgctcatccgccagccttgtatcgctaaccttcaaagaacgggcttcagccccagaacgtcggcaagagtgagtactactcgttaaacaatgacaaaaagagtagcgccgcttcttgtcatagtaagtttcgcgcacgttctCTCTACACATATATCCCAATTGGCAGGCAATCTTACGCACACTCTAtagccgacgtatcaagaataatgaatgggcg
The Dermacentor silvarum isolate Dsil-2018 unplaced genomic scaffold, BIME_Dsil_1.4 Seq894, whole genome shotgun sequence DNA segment above includes these coding regions:
- the LOC125942014 gene encoding uncharacterized protein LOC125942014, with protein sequence MFAGIAAQNKFKNLKETFNKHRNKIRDSMRSGAGAADVPTVKWAHFESMMSLMGPVLKEPITPNVDRPSTSREGSTEVAETPQLEDATYDASSQDELSGAGASPLPVTPAIMETDRSVDSAETDQDAVFHAERQVVAIGLL